One Paracidovorax avenae ATCC 19860 genomic region harbors:
- a CDS encoding ATP-binding protein, translating to MSLEGQLLDHKSLRAVTGKTADWSEIAKDCIAFANATGGRLLLGIEDGQSEPPADQRIPSDLPDTLRRKLAERTVNVTVLPDVTTSPNGGQYIELRVPRSMAVASTTDGRYFLRVADQSRPVTGDDVMRLASERSALPWETQTTLHVPSAEMDIAKRDRLLAALRASDRVKPSVKEKSDDELLDHYQLTRGAELTNLGVLSLGRQHHRARLTTAPVIQFIKYDEHGQKVNKLVWDDHTQSPMELIEAVWHEVPDFRERYELPDGLYRQNVPAFDEIVVRELLVNALVHRPYTQRGDIFLNLHPDRLEVINPGPLPLGVSPRNILHTTVRRNEHLARLFHDLKLMEREGSGFDKIFEVLLSQGRPAPELAETHDRVQVTVRRRILKPEVIDFIAKADQTYQLTQRERIALGLLAQDDALTARELINALDLPSVEALQPWLKRLLDWQLVQSAGRTQATRYFVDPDLLRSLQFTGETTLKRIEPHRLAALVMEDLQRYPRSAISDIHRRVGGEIHAKQVKRALEELIGRGEVRFEGNNRWRRYWAVA from the coding sequence GTGAGCCTGGAAGGACAACTTCTCGACCATAAATCCTTGCGAGCGGTCACCGGCAAGACCGCGGACTGGAGCGAAATTGCCAAGGATTGCATCGCCTTTGCCAATGCAACGGGTGGTCGCCTACTGCTGGGAATAGAGGATGGCCAGAGCGAGCCTCCTGCCGACCAGCGTATCCCTTCAGACCTGCCTGACACACTTCGCCGCAAGCTGGCAGAGCGTACGGTCAACGTGACTGTATTGCCGGATGTCACCACCTCGCCCAATGGTGGTCAGTACATCGAATTGCGCGTCCCTCGCTCCATGGCCGTCGCATCCACCACGGACGGTCGCTACTTCCTGCGGGTGGCCGACCAGAGCAGGCCCGTGACGGGCGATGACGTGATGCGCCTGGCCAGTGAGCGTTCCGCATTGCCATGGGAAACGCAAACCACCCTACATGTTCCAAGCGCGGAGATGGATATCGCGAAGCGCGACAGGTTGCTGGCCGCCCTGCGCGCATCGGATCGCGTCAAGCCCTCCGTCAAGGAGAAGTCTGACGACGAACTTCTCGATCACTATCAACTCACCCGAGGGGCGGAACTCACCAACCTGGGTGTGCTCAGCCTTGGCCGCCAGCATCATCGCGCCCGACTGACCACGGCACCAGTCATTCAGTTCATCAAGTACGACGAACATGGGCAGAAGGTGAACAAGCTGGTCTGGGATGACCATACACAAAGCCCGATGGAGCTGATCGAAGCGGTGTGGCACGAGGTGCCCGACTTTCGCGAGCGCTACGAACTGCCGGATGGCCTGTATCGCCAGAACGTGCCCGCCTTCGATGAGATCGTGGTGCGCGAACTGCTGGTCAACGCGCTGGTCCATCGCCCTTACACCCAGCGCGGCGACATCTTCCTGAACCTGCATCCAGACCGGCTGGAAGTGATCAACCCCGGACCGCTGCCCCTGGGGGTCTCGCCGAGGAATATTCTGCACACCACGGTGCGCCGCAACGAGCACCTGGCTCGCCTCTTCCATGACTTGAAACTGATGGAACGGGAAGGCAGTGGCTTCGACAAAATCTTCGAGGTATTGCTCTCACAGGGTCGCCCGGCTCCCGAGTTGGCAGAGACCCACGACCGTGTGCAAGTGACTGTGCGTCGCCGCATTCTCAAGCCCGAGGTCATCGACTTCATTGCCAAGGCGGATCAGACCTATCAACTCACGCAGCGCGAGCGGATCGCACTGGGCCTGTTGGCGCAAGACGATGCACTGACTGCCCGCGAACTGATCAACGCCCTGGATCTGCCATCGGTGGAGGCACTTCAGCCCTGGCTCAAGCGCCTGCTGGACTGGCAACTGGTGCAGAGCGCTGGACGCACCCAGGCAACGCGCTACTTTGTCGATCCGGATCTGCTACGCAGCCTGCAGTTCACCGGCGAGACCACCCTCAAGCGCATCGAGCCGCACCGCTTGGCCGCGCTGGTCATGGAAGACCTGCAGCGCTATCCCCGATCGGCCATCAGCGACATCCACCGACGCGTCGGTGGTGAAATCCACGCGAAGCAGGTCAAGCGAGCCCTGGAGGAGTTGATCGGGCGCGGGGAAGTCCGCTTTGAGGGCAACAACCGCTGGCGACGGTACTGGGCAGTGGCATGA
- a CDS encoding HPP family protein has translation MSLPVTERLRRAALALWPAPMRVDGRERLRMVLGALLGVLLAGLLSRWVGGHWGISPWLVAPIGASAVLVFGVPASPLAQPWSVVGGNTLSALVGVACAALVQDPAVAGALAVALAIAIMVPLRCLHPPGGAAALFVVMAHGASPQFAFFPVMTNSLLLVAAGMAWHAATGKRYPHAQQARPAPAGATEARAAGRFTPEDLDAALAHYNQVLDVSRDDLEALLHHAEAEAYRRNFGQLRCGDIMSREPVTAAFGTGLQEAWALMRRRRIKALPVVDRARRIVGIVTTADFMRQIDLDVHQGIGEQLRALVRRVGAVHSTKPEVVGQIMTRQVRVVSEQRPALELVPLFTEDGHHHIPVIDAERRLVGIITQSDLVRALHRAVR, from the coding sequence ATGTCCCTCCCCGTGACCGAGCGCCTGCGCCGCGCGGCGCTCGCCCTCTGGCCGGCGCCCATGCGGGTGGATGGGCGCGAGCGCCTGCGGATGGTCCTGGGCGCGCTGCTCGGCGTGCTGCTGGCCGGCCTGCTCAGCCGCTGGGTGGGCGGCCACTGGGGCATTTCGCCCTGGCTGGTCGCGCCGATCGGCGCGAGCGCGGTGCTGGTCTTCGGTGTTCCGGCGAGCCCGCTGGCGCAGCCCTGGTCCGTGGTGGGCGGCAACACCCTGTCCGCCCTGGTGGGCGTGGCCTGCGCGGCGCTGGTGCAGGATCCGGCCGTGGCGGGGGCGCTGGCCGTGGCGCTGGCGATCGCGATCATGGTGCCGCTGCGCTGCCTGCATCCGCCCGGCGGGGCGGCCGCGCTGTTCGTGGTGATGGCGCACGGCGCATCGCCGCAGTTCGCATTCTTTCCCGTGATGACCAATTCCCTGCTGCTGGTGGCGGCGGGCATGGCGTGGCATGCGGCCACGGGCAAGCGCTACCCGCACGCGCAGCAGGCCCGTCCTGCCCCCGCGGGTGCCACGGAGGCGCGCGCCGCGGGGCGCTTCACGCCCGAAGACCTGGATGCCGCGCTGGCCCACTACAACCAGGTGCTGGACGTCAGCCGCGATGATCTGGAGGCGCTTCTGCACCATGCCGAGGCCGAGGCGTACCGCCGCAATTTCGGGCAGCTGCGCTGCGGCGACATCATGTCGCGCGAGCCGGTCACGGCCGCGTTCGGCACGGGGCTGCAGGAAGCCTGGGCGCTGATGCGCCGCCGCCGCATCAAGGCGCTGCCGGTGGTGGACCGCGCGCGCCGCATCGTGGGCATCGTCACCACGGCCGACTTCATGCGCCAGATCGACCTCGACGTGCACCAGGGCATCGGCGAGCAGCTGCGAGCACTGGTTCGCCGCGTGGGCGCGGTGCATTCCACCAAGCCGGAGGTGGTGGGCCAGATCATGACCCGGCAGGTGCGTGTGGTGAGCGAGCAGCGCCCGGCGCTGGAACTGGTGCCGCTGTTCACGGAAGACGGCCACCACCACATCCCCGTGATCGACGCGGAGCGGCGGCTGGTCGGCATCATCACCCAGTCTGACCTGGTGCGCGCGCTGCACCGGGCCGTGCGCTAG
- the rarD gene encoding EamA family transporter RarD, with translation MQTGILYATLAYVAWGIFPVYFHQVASVPALEVVLHRTLWSMVLLAVVLAARRQLAWVAALRRQPRVVAAFLLSALLLSANWLIYVWAVHNQHVVDASLGYFILPLVNVAMGYAFLHERPRPGQWLALAVAAAGVLWLTVQAGRLPWIALVLALTFGFYGLLRKTAVLGAMEGLALETALLAPLAVGGLAWLGWTGQAAWLNADAATLGWLVAAGPITAIPLLLFAAGARRIPLATMGVLQYISPSLQFALGVWLFGEQVQPARLAGFVLIWAALVLYTLEGTVLRRRASAS, from the coding sequence ATGCAGACCGGCATCCTCTACGCCACGCTCGCCTATGTGGCGTGGGGCATCTTCCCCGTGTACTTCCACCAGGTGGCCTCGGTGCCGGCGCTGGAGGTGGTGCTGCACCGCACGCTCTGGTCGATGGTGCTGCTGGCCGTGGTGCTGGCGGCGCGGCGGCAGCTCGCCTGGGTGGCCGCGCTGCGCCGCCAGCCCCGGGTGGTGGCGGCCTTCCTGCTCTCGGCGCTGCTGCTATCGGCCAACTGGCTGATCTATGTCTGGGCGGTGCACAACCAGCACGTGGTGGATGCGAGCCTGGGCTACTTCATCCTGCCGCTGGTGAACGTGGCCATGGGCTATGCCTTCCTGCACGAGCGCCCGCGCCCGGGCCAGTGGCTGGCGCTGGCCGTGGCCGCGGCCGGCGTGCTGTGGCTCACCGTGCAGGCCGGCCGCCTGCCCTGGATCGCGCTGGTGCTGGCCCTCACCTTCGGCTTCTACGGCCTGCTGCGCAAGACGGCGGTGCTGGGCGCCATGGAGGGCCTGGCCCTGGAGACGGCCCTGCTCGCGCCGCTGGCCGTGGGCGGCCTCGCCTGGCTGGGCTGGACAGGGCAGGCCGCCTGGTTGAATGCCGATGCGGCCACGCTGGGCTGGCTGGTCGCTGCCGGGCCGATCACCGCCATCCCGCTGCTGCTGTTCGCGGCAGGGGCGCGCCGCATCCCGCTGGCGACGATGGGCGTGCTGCAATACATCTCGCCCAGCCTGCAGTTCGCGCTGGGCGTGTGGCTGTTCGGCGAGCAGGTGCAGCCGGCCCGGCTGGCGGGCTTCGTGCTGATCTGGGCAGCGCTGGTGCTCTACACCCTGGAAGGCACCGTGCTGCGCCGGCGGGCGTCGGCGTCCTGA
- a CDS encoding YqaA family protein: MELWMQHLMDLLALPQYGLSTVFVVSFISATLLPLGSEPAVFGLIQLNPQLFWPTILVATAGNTLGGAVSWWMGLGAHKAVDKARGEHTNVRALAWLKRFGPKACLLSWLPVVGDPLCAVAGWLKLPFWPCVAYMAVGKFMRYLAMTGGLLYLWPKVMVH; this comes from the coding sequence ATGGAACTCTGGATGCAACACCTCATGGACCTGCTGGCGCTGCCCCAGTACGGTCTCAGCACGGTCTTCGTGGTGTCGTTCATCTCCGCGACGCTGCTGCCCCTGGGCTCGGAGCCGGCGGTGTTCGGCCTCATCCAGCTCAACCCGCAGCTGTTCTGGCCCACCATCCTCGTGGCGACCGCGGGCAACACCCTGGGTGGCGCCGTCAGCTGGTGGATGGGCCTGGGCGCCCACAAGGCGGTGGACAAGGCCCGCGGTGAACACACCAATGTGCGCGCCCTCGCCTGGCTCAAGCGCTTCGGCCCCAAGGCCTGCCTGCTGAGCTGGCTGCCCGTGGTGGGCGACCCGCTCTGCGCCGTGGCGGGCTGGCTGAAACTGCCGTTCTGGCCCTGCGTGGCCTACATGGCGGTGGGCAAGTTCATGCGCTACCTGGCCATGACCGGCGGCCTGCTGTATCTCTGGCCCAAGGTCATGGTGCACTGA
- a CDS encoding GGDEF domain-containing protein, producing MGLAKLWGSLQTRGPERFSSTEAFSPSEAFSEFDESAQFRGSDLQAARILERRLGRPYRRMVPVFLCGLYLVCTLAFYALGMVSGPLVLMVAALIACGVALGTAYMRFGHPGEAPEPGRMRDRQLRLPIVVASAATLLLVFYLEPVTQIALAPFLFVAMSYGLLTMSRRTALLLCGGIVAGYALVMGLHYAERADGVLLRLEALHFVALALALPAYVLLMGRVRLLHRLLQKTSSEMKSIAESARLDALGCLNRRSILAALEEQKQLADESGIPLCLAVVDLDHFKRINDEMGHLCGDEVLRTFSQLAQQIVRSDDFFGRYGGEEFLLIFPATPLLPALNTCERIRSQVESHDWKEPLRGRVTVSVGVTQYVLGESVLEFFSRADTAMYLAKQGGRNQVVVQEPVGAFAPTEAGEPQVPAHGYF from the coding sequence ATGGGTCTTGCCAAATTGTGGGGGTCGCTGCAAACGCGCGGGCCGGAGCGTTTTTCCAGTACGGAGGCGTTCTCTCCGAGCGAGGCCTTTTCCGAATTCGACGAGTCCGCGCAGTTCCGCGGCTCGGACCTGCAGGCCGCGCGCATTCTCGAGCGCCGGCTGGGCCGGCCCTACCGGCGCATGGTGCCCGTGTTCCTCTGCGGGCTCTACCTGGTGTGCACGCTGGCGTTCTATGCGCTGGGCATGGTGTCCGGGCCCCTGGTGCTGATGGTGGCGGCGCTGATCGCCTGCGGCGTCGCGCTGGGCACGGCCTACATGCGTTTCGGCCATCCGGGCGAGGCCCCGGAGCCGGGGCGGATGCGCGACCGGCAGCTGCGGCTGCCCATCGTGGTGGCGTCCGCCGCCACCCTGCTGCTCGTCTTCTACCTGGAGCCCGTCACGCAGATCGCGCTGGCGCCGTTCCTCTTCGTCGCCATGTCGTACGGGCTGCTCACGATGTCGCGCCGCACGGCCCTGCTGCTGTGCGGCGGCATCGTGGCCGGCTATGCCCTCGTGATGGGGCTGCACTATGCAGAGCGTGCCGACGGCGTGCTGCTGCGCCTGGAGGCCCTGCATTTCGTGGCGCTCGCGCTGGCCCTGCCTGCCTATGTGCTGCTGATGGGGCGCGTGCGGCTGCTGCACCGGCTGCTGCAGAAGACCAGCAGCGAGATGAAGTCCATCGCGGAGAGCGCGCGCCTGGATGCGCTCGGCTGCCTGAACCGGCGCTCGATCCTCGCGGCGCTGGAAGAGCAGAAGCAGCTGGCCGACGAGAGCGGCATACCGCTGTGCCTGGCGGTGGTGGACCTGGACCATTTCAAGCGCATCAACGATGAAATGGGCCACCTGTGCGGCGACGAGGTGCTGCGCACCTTCTCGCAGCTGGCCCAGCAGATCGTGCGCAGCGACGATTTCTTCGGCCGCTACGGCGGCGAGGAGTTTTTGCTGATCTTCCCGGCCACGCCCCTGCTGCCCGCGCTCAATACCTGCGAGCGCATCCGCTCGCAGGTGGAGTCGCACGACTGGAAGGAGCCGCTGCGCGGGCGTGTCACGGTCTCGGTCGGCGTCACGCAGTACGTGCTGGGCGAATCCGTGCTGGAGTTTTTCTCGCGCGCCGATACCGCCATGTACCTGGCCAAGCAGGGCGGGCGCAACCAGGTGGTGGTGCAGGAGCCCGTGGGGGCCTTCGCCCCGACCGAGGCCGGCGAGCCGCAGGTGCCTGCGCACGGCTATTTCTGA
- the dusB gene encoding tRNA dihydrouridine synthase DusB, with translation MQIGHIPLANRLFVAPMAGVTDRPFRQLCKALGAGYAVSEMVTSRKDLWNSLKTSRRANHEGEPGPIAVQIAGTDAAMMSEAALYNIDRGAEIIDINMGCPAKKVCNKWAGSALMQNEALAVEIAQAVVEACAPRNVPVTLKMRTGWCQQHRNAVQLARAFEDVGIRMLTVHGRTREQGYKGHAEYETIAAVKAAVRVPVVANGDIDSPEKAKAVLAATGADAIMIGRAAQGRPWIFREIGHYLATGEHLAPPLVAEVRRLLLDHLHDHYALYGEATGVRSARKHIAWYVRALPGGEAFRQHINTIDDCAAQWEAVALFFEELGRHMDRLPAAPPEGTGTDTDDTQEPQGLPA, from the coding sequence ATGCAGATCGGCCACATTCCCCTGGCGAACCGCCTCTTCGTCGCCCCCATGGCGGGGGTGACGGACCGGCCTTTCCGCCAGCTCTGCAAGGCCCTGGGCGCGGGCTACGCCGTGAGCGAGATGGTGACCTCGCGCAAGGACCTGTGGAACAGCCTGAAGACCTCGCGCCGCGCCAACCACGAGGGCGAGCCCGGCCCGATCGCCGTGCAGATCGCCGGCACCGACGCGGCCATGATGTCCGAGGCCGCGCTCTACAACATCGACCGCGGCGCCGAGATCATCGACATCAACATGGGCTGCCCCGCCAAGAAGGTCTGCAACAAATGGGCGGGCTCCGCCCTCATGCAGAACGAGGCGCTGGCCGTGGAGATCGCGCAGGCCGTGGTCGAGGCCTGCGCGCCGCGCAACGTGCCCGTCACCCTCAAGATGCGCACCGGCTGGTGCCAGCAGCACAGGAACGCGGTGCAGCTCGCGCGCGCGTTCGAGGACGTGGGCATCCGGATGCTGACGGTGCACGGCCGCACGCGCGAGCAGGGCTACAAGGGCCATGCCGAGTACGAGACCATCGCCGCCGTGAAGGCCGCCGTGCGCGTGCCGGTGGTGGCCAACGGCGACATCGACTCGCCCGAGAAGGCGAAGGCGGTGCTCGCCGCCACGGGCGCCGACGCGATCATGATCGGCCGCGCGGCCCAGGGTCGGCCGTGGATCTTCCGCGAGATCGGCCACTACCTCGCCACGGGCGAGCACCTGGCGCCGCCGCTGGTGGCCGAGGTGCGGCGCCTGCTGCTGGACCACCTGCACGACCACTACGCACTCTACGGCGAGGCCACGGGCGTGCGCAGCGCGCGCAAGCACATCGCCTGGTACGTGCGCGCGCTGCCCGGCGGCGAGGCGTTCCGCCAGCACATCAACACCATCGACGACTGCGCCGCCCAGTGGGAGGCCGTCGCGCTGTTCTTCGAGGAGCTGGGCCGGCACATGGACCGCCTCCCCGCAGCGCCGCCCGAGGGGACCGGCACGGATACCGACGATACGCAGGAACCACAAGGACTGCCCGCATGA
- a CDS encoding Fis family transcriptional regulator, which yields MSNKNIEDCVRESLQGYFRDLGGETPDGMYDMLVRLVEKPLLEVVMNHADNNQSRAAEWLGLNRNTLRKKLVEHKLL from the coding sequence ATGAGCAACAAGAACATCGAAGACTGCGTGCGCGAGAGCCTGCAGGGGTATTTCCGCGACCTCGGGGGCGAGACCCCCGACGGCATGTACGACATGCTCGTGCGCCTGGTCGAGAAACCACTGCTGGAGGTGGTGATGAACCACGCCGACAACAACCAGTCCCGCGCCGCCGAATGGCTGGGGCTGAACCGCAACACCCTGCGCAAGAAGCTCGTGGAGCACAAGCTGCTCTGA
- the purH gene encoding bifunctional phosphoribosylaminoimidazolecarboxamide formyltransferase/IMP cyclohydrolase has protein sequence MNALLSVSDKTGIVEFARALHALGIRLLSTGGTAKLLAEQGLPVTEVAEVTQFPEMLDGRVKTLHPKVHGGLLARRELPEHMAALKEHGIDTIDLLVVNLYPFEATVAKAGCTLADAIENIDIGGPAMVRSAAKNWKDVGVVTSADQYDAVLGELKSAGKLSDKLRFALSVAAFNRIAQYDGAISDYLSSVSFEAEKLSEAYVPERNPFPGQSNGQFVKVQDLRYGENSHQQAALYRDLYPAPGSIVTGEQLQGKELSYNNIADADAAWECVKSFDAAACVIVKHANPCGVAVGLDAADAYGKAFQTDPTSAFGGIIAFNRPVDGAAAQLVVKQFVEVLMAPEFTPEALEIFKPKANVRLLKIALPHSKGTRAWDRGRNAMDAKRIGSGMLLQTADNHELSLMDLKVVTKKQPTLEEMEDLLFAWKVAKYVKSNAIVFCKSGMTMGVGAGQMSRLDSARIASIKAEHARLSLQGTVVASDAFFPFRDGLDVVVDAGATCVIQPGGSMRDQEVIDAADERGVAMVFSGVRHFRH, from the coding sequence ATGAACGCACTTCTCTCCGTCTCCGACAAGACCGGCATCGTCGAATTCGCCCGGGCGCTGCACGCCCTGGGCATCCGCCTGCTGTCCACCGGCGGCACCGCCAAGCTGCTGGCCGAGCAGGGCCTGCCCGTCACGGAAGTGGCCGAGGTGACCCAGTTCCCCGAAATGCTCGACGGCCGCGTGAAGACGCTGCATCCCAAGGTGCACGGCGGCCTGCTGGCGCGCCGCGAGCTGCCGGAACACATGGCCGCGCTGAAGGAGCACGGCATCGACACCATCGACCTGCTGGTGGTGAACCTCTACCCCTTCGAGGCCACCGTGGCCAAGGCCGGCTGCACGCTGGCCGACGCCATCGAGAACATCGACATCGGCGGCCCGGCCATGGTGCGCAGCGCCGCCAAGAACTGGAAGGATGTGGGCGTGGTCACCTCGGCCGACCAGTACGACGCCGTGCTGGGCGAGCTGAAATCCGCGGGCAAGCTGTCGGACAAGCTGCGCTTCGCGCTGTCGGTGGCTGCGTTCAACCGCATCGCGCAGTACGACGGCGCGATCAGCGACTACCTCTCCTCCGTCAGCTTCGAGGCCGAGAAGCTGTCCGAGGCCTATGTGCCCGAGCGCAACCCCTTCCCGGGCCAGAGCAACGGCCAGTTCGTCAAGGTGCAGGACCTGCGCTACGGCGAGAACAGCCACCAGCAGGCGGCTCTCTACCGCGACCTGTACCCCGCGCCCGGCTCCATCGTCACGGGCGAGCAACTGCAGGGCAAGGAACTCAGCTACAACAACATCGCCGACGCCGATGCCGCGTGGGAGTGCGTGAAGAGCTTCGACGCCGCCGCCTGCGTGATCGTCAAGCACGCCAACCCCTGCGGCGTGGCCGTGGGCCTGGATGCCGCCGACGCCTACGGCAAGGCCTTCCAGACGGATCCCACCAGCGCGTTCGGCGGCATCATCGCCTTCAACCGCCCGGTGGATGGCGCCGCAGCGCAACTGGTCGTGAAGCAGTTCGTCGAGGTGCTGATGGCGCCGGAGTTCACGCCCGAGGCGCTGGAGATCTTCAAGCCCAAGGCCAACGTGCGGCTGCTGAAGATCGCGCTGCCCCATTCCAAGGGCACCCGCGCCTGGGACCGCGGCCGCAATGCCATGGACGCCAAGCGCATCGGCTCCGGCATGCTGCTGCAGACGGCCGACAACCACGAACTCTCGCTGATGGATCTGAAGGTCGTCACGAAGAAGCAGCCCACGCTGGAAGAGATGGAAGACCTGCTCTTCGCCTGGAAGGTCGCCAAGTACGTCAAGAGCAATGCCATCGTGTTCTGCAAGAGCGGCATGACCATGGGCGTGGGCGCCGGCCAGATGAGCCGCCTGGATTCGGCGCGCATCGCCAGCATCAAGGCCGAGCATGCCAGGCTGTCGCTGCAGGGCACGGTGGTGGCGAGCGATGCCTTCTTCCCGTTCCGCGATGGCCTGGACGTGGTGGTGGATGCGGGCGCGACCTGCGTGATCCAGCCCGGCGGCTCCATGCGCGACCAGGAAGTGATCGACGCGGCCGACGAGCGCGGCGTGGCCATGGTGTTCAGCGGCGTGCGCCACTTCCGCCACTAA
- a CDS encoding pectate lyase: MNPIAFLSSSLAARHAAASEQAASAARHHGSQALQQSLATLLEGLLKRMRGGAAPSSRSGDSAAGHAAGTAQPPSHTTQRAVAHTEAGHAGTAHAPRGAGTPATTAHAAKPPANMQVGAQTGTVEVNKPIVVKAGQTFDGQGRLFSAGPGLNGGGTAETHLPVFILEPGASVKNLQFKGGDGIHLLGDAKLDNVHGLQTDDDFITVDGAENRAVDAQRAGYSAKSIPPGPARVEITNSSFQNSHDKAIQINGDVDLKLRGIYANQIGQLAVTRGGYPITAHVDIADSTAQNLKSFLFRFDSRQSTVHIANTDVDGGRTPVNVMAGNPANVQGTHSVRQSIQTV; the protein is encoded by the coding sequence ATGAACCCCATCGCCTTTCTCTCGTCCTCCCTGGCCGCACGGCATGCCGCGGCATCGGAACAGGCCGCCTCCGCGGCCCGGCACCACGGCAGCCAGGCGCTGCAGCAGTCCCTCGCCACCCTGCTCGAAGGCCTCCTGAAGCGCATGCGCGGGGGAGCCGCTCCGTCGTCCCGCTCCGGCGACAGCGCCGCGGGGCATGCCGCCGGGACGGCACAGCCACCCTCGCACACCACGCAACGTGCCGTGGCGCACACCGAGGCCGGCCACGCCGGCACGGCGCACGCACCGCGCGGCGCAGGCACCCCGGCCACCACGGCCCATGCCGCGAAGCCGCCCGCGAACATGCAGGTCGGCGCGCAGACGGGCACGGTGGAGGTGAACAAACCCATCGTCGTGAAGGCCGGCCAGACCTTCGACGGCCAGGGCCGGCTCTTCAGCGCCGGGCCCGGGCTCAACGGCGGTGGCACGGCGGAGACGCATCTGCCGGTCTTCATCCTGGAGCCGGGTGCGTCCGTGAAGAACCTCCAGTTCAAGGGCGGCGACGGCATCCACCTGCTGGGCGACGCCAAGCTCGACAACGTGCACGGCCTGCAGACGGACGACGACTTCATCACCGTGGACGGCGCGGAGAACCGGGCCGTGGATGCGCAGCGCGCCGGCTATTCCGCCAAGAGCATCCCTCCGGGCCCGGCCCGCGTGGAAATCACGAACTCGTCGTTCCAGAACAGCCATGACAAGGCGATCCAGATCAACGGCGACGTCGACCTGAAGCTGCGCGGCATCTACGCGAACCAGATCGGGCAACTGGCCGTGACGCGCGGCGGCTACCCGATCACCGCGCATGTGGACATCGCCGACTCCACCGCGCAGAACCTGAAATCCTTCCTCTTCCGCTTCGACTCCCGGCAATCCACCGTGCACATCGCCAACACCGACGTGGACGGGGGCCGCACGCCGGTGAACGTGATGGCGGGCAACCCCGCCAACGTGCAGGGCACGCACAGCGTGCGCCAGTCGATCCAGACGGTCTGA
- the hemL gene encoding glutamate-1-semialdehyde 2,1-aminomutase, producing the protein MTPSTDLNLPLFERAKALIPGGVNSPVRAFRAVGGTPRFVQRAQGAYFWDANGQRFIDYIGSWGPMILGHGHPAVLEAVQKAALDGFSFGAPTEREVELAEEILRHVPSMEMIRLVSSGTEAGMSAIRLARSATGRSKIIKFNGCYHGHADALLVKAGSGLATFGHATSAGVPAEVVQHTLVLEYNDVAQLEEAFALHGSEIAGLMIEPIAGNMNFVRASVPFMRRCRELCTQHGALLVFDEVMTGFRVALGSAQSVYARDIPGFKPDITVLGKVIGGGMPLAAFGGPRAIMEQLAPLGPVYQAGTLSGNPVATACGLATLREIARPGFYEALGERTRALTGGLADAARAEGLPFCTDSEGGMFGFFLLPELPRNYPTVMTTDGARFNALFHGLLDRGVYIAPALYEAGFVSSAHSAQDIDDTIAAAREVFRRISAG; encoded by the coding sequence ATGACACCCAGCACTGACCTCAACCTTCCCCTCTTCGAACGCGCCAAGGCGCTCATCCCCGGCGGCGTCAACTCGCCCGTGCGCGCCTTCCGCGCGGTGGGCGGCACGCCCCGCTTCGTGCAGCGCGCCCAGGGCGCCTACTTCTGGGACGCCAACGGCCAGCGCTTCATCGACTACATCGGCTCGTGGGGCCCCATGATCCTGGGCCACGGCCATCCGGCCGTGCTCGAAGCGGTGCAGAAGGCCGCGCTCGACGGCTTCAGCTTCGGCGCACCCACCGAGCGCGAGGTCGAACTGGCCGAGGAGATCCTGCGCCATGTGCCGTCCATGGAGATGATCCGCCTGGTCAGTTCCGGCACCGAGGCCGGCATGAGCGCCATCCGCCTCGCGCGCAGCGCCACGGGCCGCAGCAAGATCATCAAGTTCAACGGCTGCTACCACGGCCATGCCGACGCGCTGCTGGTCAAGGCCGGCTCGGGCCTGGCCACCTTCGGCCACGCCACCAGCGCCGGCGTGCCGGCCGAGGTGGTGCAGCACACGCTGGTGCTGGAATACAACGACGTCGCCCAGCTCGAGGAAGCCTTCGCGCTGCATGGCAGCGAGATCGCCGGGCTCATGATCGAGCCCATCGCCGGCAACATGAACTTCGTGCGCGCCAGCGTGCCCTTCATGCGCCGCTGCCGCGAGCTCTGCACGCAGCACGGCGCGCTGCTGGTGTTCGACGAGGTGATGACGGGCTTCCGCGTGGCGCTGGGCAGCGCCCAGAGCGTCTATGCCCGCGACATCCCGGGCTTCAAGCCCGACATCACCGTGCTCGGCAAGGTGATCGGCGGCGGCATGCCGCTCGCAGCCTTCGGCGGACCGCGCGCGATCATGGAGCAGTTGGCTCCGCTCGGGCCGGTGTATCAGGCCGGCACGCTCTCGGGCAACCCGGTGGCCACGGCCTGCGGCCTCGCCACGCTGCGCGAGATCGCCCGCCCCGGCTTCTACGAAGCGCTGGGCGAGCGCACCCGCGCCCTGACCGGCGGGCTCGCCGACGCCGCGCGCGCCGAAGGCCTGCCCTTCTGTACGGACAGCGAAGGCGGCATGTTCGGCTTCTTCCTGCTGCCCGAGCTGCCCCGGAACTATCCGACGGTGATGACGACGGACGGCGCACGGTTCAATGCGCTCTTCCACGGGCTGCTGGACCGCGGCGTGTACATCGCGCCCGCGCTCTACGAGGCGGGCTTCGTGAGCAGCGCCCACAGCGCGCAGGACATCGACGACACCATCGCCGCGGCGCGCGAGGTGTTCCGTCGGATCTCCGCAGGCTGA